A portion of the Punica granatum isolate Tunisia-2019 chromosome 7, ASM765513v2, whole genome shotgun sequence genome contains these proteins:
- the LOC116215301 gene encoding transcription initiation factor TFIID subunit 6-like has translation MSVVPKEAIEVIAQSIGINKLSPDVAAAVAPAVEYRLREIMQEAIKCMRHSRRTVLTSEDVDSAFKLRNVEPIYGFTSGDPLRFKRAAGHKDLFYIDEKDVEFKDVIDAPLPKAPLEAAVTAHWLAIEGVQPAIPENPSAEALNTGSDGKKYEFKEDGIPIDVKLPVKHVISRELQLYFDKIKELTLSKSDSIMFKQALLSLATDSGLHPLVPYITHFISDEIPHNLTKIPLLFALMRVIRSILQNPHIHIEPYLHQLMPSVITCLVTKRLGIKLSDNHWDLRNFSASLVASICKRFGHAYHNLQSRVARTLLHAFLDPNKTLPQHYGAIQGLAALGPSVVRLLILPNIEPYLQLLKPEMQLENQKNELKRHEAWRVYGALVSASGLCMYNRMKKFPTLFSPPTRSVRKINKIALATSNKRKASLDNLRQQPPPKKVATENASVPMTMNPPMQMDRQGMLSGFSTAMGGPSIGGIPPMSRQLSMESIPGREGDSWPSKALSVLAQAWKEDVNAGHLIASLYEVFNEGMLPFTPKPELLMFI, from the exons ATGAGCGTTGTACCGAAGGAGGCAATCGAAGTTATTGCTCAGAGCATCGGCATTAACAAATTGTCTCCCGATGTTGCGGCCGCTGTGGCACCTGCTGTGGAGTACCGGCTACGGGAAATCATGCAG GAGGCAATCAAATGCATGCGCCACTCGAGGAGAACTGTGCTGACATCTGAGGATGTGGATAGTGCCTTCAAATTAAGAAATGTGGAG CCAATATATGGCTTCACCTCTGGAGACCCTTTGCGATTTAAAAGAGCTGCTGGGCATAAGGATCTGTTCTACATCGATGAAAAGGATGTGGAATTCAAAGAT GTCATTGATGCACCTTTGCCCAAGGCTCCTCTAGAAGCAGCAGTTACCGCTCACTGGCTTGCGATTGAAGGGGTTCAACCTGCAATTCCCGAAAACCCTTCTGCTGAAG CACTTAACACAGGCTCCGATGGCAAGAAGTACGAATTTAAGGAAGATGGTATCCCTATTGACGTTAAATTACCTGTTAAACATGTGATATCCAGGGAGCTTCAG CTGTACTTTGACAAAATTAAAGAACTTACTCTCAGTAAGTCCGATTCTATTATGTTTAAGCAAGCACTATTAAGCTTGGCCACTGATTCAGGGCTCCATCCTTTAGTTCCGTATATCACGCATTTTATTTCGGATGAG ATTCCACATAATTTAACTAAGATCCCGCTCCTTTTTGCTTTAATGCGCGTTATCCGGAGCATTCTTCAGAATCCTCACATTCACATAGAGCCTTAT CTGCATCAATTGATGCCATCTGTTATTACCTGCCTTGTTACGAAAAGGCTGGGAATTAAGCTGTCTGACAACCATTGGGATCTCAGAAACTTCTCAGCCAGTTTAGTTGCTTCAATATGTAAAAG ATTTGGGCATGCTTATCACAATCTGCAGTCTCGTGTTGCAAGGACCCTTCTTCATGCTTTCTTGGACCCAAATAAGACATTGCCCCAACATTATGGTGCCATTCAAGGATTAGCTGCTCTTGGACCTAGCGTG GTGCGGCTCCTTATTCTACCAAATATCGAGCCATATTTACAACTTCTTAAGCCAGAGATGCAGCttgaaaatcaaaagaatGAGCTAAAGAGGCATGAAGCTTGGCGCGTGTACGGTGCACTGGTG TCTGCTTCTGGTCTATGCATGTACAATCGGATGAAGAAATTCCCAACTTTGTTCTCTCCCCCCACTCGTTCTGTGCGGAAGATCAACAAGATTGCTCTTGCGACTTCGA ATAAACGGAAAGCAAGCTTGGACAACTTACGGCAGCAGCCTCCACCAAAAAAAGTGGCCACAGAAAATGCGTCGGTGCCGATGACTATGAACCCACCAATGCAGATGGACAGGCAAGGCATGTTAAGTGGGTTTTCAACAGCTATGGGAGGTCCAAGCATTGGTGGGATCCCACCCATGTCAAGGCAATTGTCTATGGAGAGCATTCCGGGAAGAGAAGGCGACAGTTGGCCTTCAAAGGCTTTGAGTGTCTTAGCCCAGGCTTGGAAAGAGGATGTGAATGCGGGTCATTTGATCGCTTCACTATATGAAGTCTTCAATGAAGGAATGCTTCCATTCACCCCTAAACCCGAGCTGCTAATGTTTATCTAA
- the LOC116215457 gene encoding V-type proton ATPase subunit e1 has protein sequence MGFLVTTLIFVVIGIIASLCTRICCNRGPSANLFHLTLVITATVCCWMMWAIVYLAQMKPLIVPILSEGE, from the exons ATGGGGTTTCTGGTGACAACCCTCATTTTCGTAGTGATTGGGATCATCGCGTCCCTTTGCACCAGAATATGCTGCAACAGAGGACCTTCTGCGAATTT GTTCCATCTGACCTTGGTTATTACTGCGACAGTCTGTTGTTGGATGAT GTGGGCAATTGTCTATCTTGCACAAATGAAACCTCTGATAGTTCCAATCTTGAGCGAAGGGGAGTGA
- the LOC116214823 gene encoding glycine-rich cell wall structural protein-like isoform X2, whose translation MASSKVILLLGLAFVAVVLISSEAAAARDLAETDDFGGHGGYGHGGGKGYGGGHGGGGHGGHPGHGAAEETEGYGGGHGGHGGHGGHGGHGGGGHGGHGGGGHGGHPGHGAAEETEAGN comes from the exons ATGGCCTCCTCAAAGGTCATTCTTCTCCTCGGCCTGGCCTTCGTCGCGGTCGTTCTCATCTCATCTGAGGCGGCCGCTGCTCGTGATCTCGCTGAGACTG ACGACTTCGGTGGACATGGTGGATACGGACATGGCGGGGGCAAAGGCTA TGGCGGCGGGCATGGTGGCGGCGGGCACGGCGGGCACCCTGGCCATGGTGCAGCGGAGGAAACCGAAGGCTATGGCGGCGGGCACGGTGGACACGGCGGGCACGGTGGACACGGCGGGCATGGTGGCGGTGGGCACGGCGGGCATGGTGGTGGTGGGCACGGCGGGCACCCTGGCCACGGTGCAGCGGAGGAAACCGAAGCCGGGAACTAA
- the LOC116214823 gene encoding glycine-rich cell wall structural protein-like isoform X1 codes for MASSKVILLLGLAFVAVVLISSEAAAARDLAETDDFGGHGGYGHGGGKGYGGGKGYGGGRGGGGRGGGGHGGGGHGGHPGHGAAEETEGYGGGHGGHGGHGGHGGHGGGGHGGHGGGGHGGHPGHGAAEETEAGN; via the exons ATGGCCTCCTCAAAGGTCATTCTTCTCCTCGGCCTGGCCTTCGTCGCGGTCGTTCTCATCTCATCTGAGGCGGCCGCTGCTCGTGATCTCGCTGAGACTG ACGACTTCGGTGGACATGGTGGATACGGACATGGCGGGGGCAAAGGCTATGGCGGGGGCAAAGGCTATGGCGGTGGACGCGGTGGCGGCGGGCGCGGTGGCGGCGGGCATGGTGGCGGCGGGCACGGCGGGCACCCTGGCCATGGTGCAGCGGAGGAAACCGAAGGCTATGGCGGCGGGCACGGTGGACACGGCGGGCACGGTGGACACGGCGGGCATGGTGGCGGTGGGCACGGCGGGCATGGTGGTGGTGGGCACGGCGGGCACCCTGGCCACGGTGCAGCGGAGGAAACCGAAGCCGGGAACTAA
- the LOC116214822 gene encoding holotricin-3-like, whose protein sequence is MASSKVILLLGLAFVAVVLISSEAAAARDLAETDDFGGHGGYGHGGGKGYGGGHGGGGHGGGGHGGHPGHGAAEETEGYGGGHGGGGHGGGGHGGGGHGGHPGRGAVEETEGYGGGHGGGGHGGGGHGGHGGGGHGGHPGHGAAEETEAGN, encoded by the exons ATGGCCTCCTCAAAGGTCATTCTTCTCCTCGGCCTGGCCTTTGTCGCGGTCGTTCTCATCTCATCTGAGGCGGCCGCTGCTCGTGATCTCGCTGAGACTG ACGACTTCGGTGGACATGGTGGATACGGACATGGCGGGGGCAAAGGCTATGGCGGCGGGCACGGTGGCGGCGGGCACGGTGGCGGCGGGCACGGCGGACACCCTGGCCATGGTGCAGCGGAGGAAACCGAAGGCTATGGCGGTGGGCACGGTGGTGGTGGGCACGGTGGCGGTGGGCACGGTGGCGGTGGGCACGGTGGGCACCCTGGCCGCGGTGCAGTGGAGGAAACCGAAGGCTATGGCGGTGGACACGGTGGCGGTGGGCACGGTGGTGGTGGGCATGGTGGGCATGGTGGCGGCGGGCACGGTGGGCACCCTGGCCACGGTGCAGCGGAGGAAACCGAAGCCGGGAACTAA